A genomic region of Arachis hypogaea cultivar Tifrunner chromosome 5, arahy.Tifrunner.gnm2.J5K5, whole genome shotgun sequence contains the following coding sequences:
- the LOC112800759 gene encoding glutaredoxin-C3 → MRRSGMRVVATVSVLSLIFLYWNWRGVRVGPTGVEASNSVSAFVQNAIYSNRITIFSKSYCPYCLRAKRTFADLNEHPFVVELDLRDDGYQIQSVLLDLVGRSTVPQVFVNGKHIGGSDDLRAAAQSGELQKLLSST, encoded by the exons ATGAGGAGGTCGGGGATGAGGGTGGTTGCGACGGTGTCTGTGTTGTCCTTAATCTTTCTATATTGGAACTGGAGGGGGGTGAGGGTGGGACCCACTGGAGTGGAAGCGTCGAATTCCGTGTCTGCCTTTGTTCAGAACGCTATCTACTCCAACCGCATCACCATCTTCTCCAAATCCTATTGCCC GTATTGTTTGCGTGCCAAACGCACCTTTGCTGATCTGAACGAACACCCTTTTGTGGTCGAGCTTGATCTCCGAG atGATGGGTATCAAATTCAGAGTGTGCTTCTTGATTTGGTTGGTAGAAGCACTGTCCCACAAGTATTTGTCAATGGAAAACATATTGGTGGATCAGATG ATCTCAGAGCTGCAGCACAGAGCGGTGAATTGCAGAAACTTCTCAGTTCAACTTGA
- the LOC112803270 gene encoding probable methyltransferase PMT27, translated as MLSTSNHYCLVLEQIWYHNVPHVKLAQVKGHQNWVKVSGEYLTFPGGGTQFIHGALHYIDFLQQAEAGIGWGKHTRVILDVGCGVGSFGGYLFERDVIAMSLAPKDEHEAQVQFALERGIPAISAVMGSQRLPFPSRAFDLLHCARCRVPWHADGGMLLLELNRLLRPGGYFVWSATPVYQKLPEDVHIWEEMTALTKTMCWELVTINKDELNRVGAAFFRKPTSNQCYEQREQNQPPLCKDDDDPNAAWYVTLQACMHKVPVNKAERGAKWPEAWPARLHKTPYWLNDSQTGIYGKPASQDFAADNDRWKNVVDELSNAGITWSGVRNIMDMRAVYGGFAAALKDLPVWVFNVVNVDAPDTLPIIYERGLFGIYHDWCESFSTYPRTYDILHADHLFSKLKERCKLVPVMAEVDRILRPEGKLIVRDEASTIGEIEALLKSLQWEITVSKKQEGFLCAKKGHWRPDSIASS; from the exons ATGCTCAGCACAAGTAATCATTACTGTCTTGTGTTGGAACAGATATGGTACCACAACGTGCCACACGTAAAGCTAGCACAGGTGAAGGGGCACCAGAATTGGGTGAAGGTGTCGGGTGAATACTTAACATTCCCTGGAGGTGGAACCCAGTTCATTCATGGAGCCCTCCACTACATTGATTTTCTTCAGCAG GCTGAAGCTGGGATTGGATGGGGGAAACATACTCGGGTGATATTGGACGTTGGATGTGGGGTTGGAAGTTTTGGAGGATACTTGTTCGAAAGAGATGTTATTGCCATGTCTTTGGCGCCAAAAGACGAACATGAAGCGCAAGTTCAGTTCGCCCTCGAGCGAGGGATACCCGCCATATCTGCTGTCATGGGTTCTCAGAGGCTCCCATTCCCTAGCCGTGCCTTTGATCTCCTGCATTGTGCGCGTTGTCGTGTACCTTGGCATGCTGACG GTGGTATGTTGCTCTTGGAATTGAATCGACTTCTGCGCCCAGGGGGTTATTTCGTGTGGTCTGCTACTCCTGTATACCAGAAGCTACCAGAAGATGTTCACATATGGGAGG AAATGACTGCACTCACAAAGACCATGTGCTGGGAACTTGTCACTATCAACAAGGATGAACTAAACCGTGTTGGTGCTGCCTTTTTTCGCAAACCAACTTCAAATCAATGCTACGAGCAAAGAGAACAGAACCAACCTCCCTTGTGCAAGGATGATGATGATCCGAATGCTGCTTG GTATGTAACTCTACAGGCTTGTATGCACAAGGTGCCTGTTAACAAGGCTGAGAGAGGAGCCAAATGGCCAGAAGCTTGGCCTGCTCGGTTGCACAAAACCCCATATTGGCTAAACGATTCACAGACGGGGATCTATGGAAAACCGGCTTCTCAAGATTTTGCAGCGGACAATGATCGCTGGAAGAATGTTGTGGATGAGCTGAGTAATGCTGGTATAACTTGGTCTGGCGTGAGAAACATCATGGACATGCGAGCTGTTTATGGGGG aTTTGCAGCAGCTTTGAAAGATCTCCCTGTTTGGGTATTCAATGTGGTGAACGTAGATGCACCAGACACACTTCCTATCATCTATGAGAGGGGTCTGTTTGGGATATACCATGACTGGTGTGAATCCTTTAGCACCTATCCACGAACTTATGATATTTTGCATGCAGATCATCTTTTCTCAAAGCTTAAGGAGAG GTGCAAACTTGTTCCTGTCATGGCAGAGGTTGATAGAATACTCAGACCGGAGGGTAAATTGATTGTTCGTGATGAAGCTAGCACCATTGGAGAAATAGAGGCTTTGTTAAAATCCCTGCAGTGGGAAATAACCGTCTCCAAAAAACAAGAGGGTTTTCTCTGTGCAAAGAAAGGCCATTGGAGACCCGACAGTATAGCTTCGTCCTGA
- the LOC140184821 gene encoding uncharacterized protein, which translates to MHTRKDKHSHGMALFKSRNSRRSSSSPSYVSTLTILVFIGLCIFGVWMLSSNSVVSPDDETSTRTAIDTTDTETVADDIADDTITEDKKDKRDTVTPVFGDNPGHLPEDAIKSGDHKHDGQSQQHTAAITDAQISEESSVTQKEQAASVVSEVASEHATTNVEEVTSKALDVKMEEEEANREQLKEEKGEMGKTRETDGGEGSKKKKKKKKKKEKEKAWSTQADESKRQKGESKGGEGSEDQLTWQVCNTTAGADYIPCLDNEKAIKRLRSTKHFEHRERHCPEDAPT; encoded by the coding sequence ATGCACACACGAAAAGACAAGCATTCTCATGGTATGGCACTGTTCAAGTCACGGAACAGTAGGAGATCATCTTCATCTCCATCTTACGTATCCACCTTAACAATATTGGTTTTCATTGGACTATGCATCTTTGGCGTTTGGATGCTCAGCTCCAACTCCGTCGTCTCCCCTGATGACGAAACTTCCACCCGCACCGCCATTGATACTACCGACACCGAAACTGTCGCCGATGACATCGCTGATGACACAATAACAGAAGACAAAAAGGACAAGAGAGATACTGTAACTCCGGTTTTCGGTGACAACCCCGGCCATCTCCCTGAGGATGCCATCAAGTCCGGCGACCACAAACACGATGGACAAAGCCAACAGCACACTGCTGCCATTACTGACGCTCAGATATCCGAGGAAAGCTCCGTAACGCAAAAGGAACAAGCTGCATCTGTAGTAAGTGAGGTAGCTTCAGAACATGCTACCACGAATGTGGAAGAGGTAACTAGCAAGGCCCTAGATGTTAAAATGGAGGAGGAGGAAGCAAATCGAGAGCAGTTGAAGGAAGAGAAGGGAGAGATGGGAAAGACGAGAGAGACAGATGGAGGCGAgggatcaaagaagaagaagaaaaagaagaagaaaaaggagaaagagaaagcatgGTCGACGCAGGCAGATGAGTCGAAGAGGCAGAAGGGAGAGTCAAAGGGCGGAGAGGGTAGCGAAGATCAGCTGACGTGGCAAGTGTGCAACACGACGGCAGGTGCGGACTACATACCGTGTTTGGATAACGAGAAGGCCATAAAGAGACTGCGCAGCACCAAGCACTTTGAGCACAGGGAAAGGCATTGCCCTGAGGATGCACCAACT